Sequence from the Nocardioides exalbidus genome:
CCCGAGCAACCTCGAGACGCCGAAGAAGGTCAACTCGGCGGTCTTCACCGAGAAGCTCGTCGCCGTCGACGGCAACTACGACGACGTCAACAAGCTCGCGTCCGAGATCGCCGGCGAGGAGGAGGGCTGGGCGTTCGTCAACGTCAACGTGCGCCCCTTCTACGCCGAGGGCTCCAAGACCCTGGGCTACGAGATCGCCGAGCAGCTCGGCTGGCGGCTGCCCGACCAGATCGTCATCCCGGTCGCCTCGGGCTCGCAGCTCACCAAGGTCGACAAGGCCTTCCAGGAGCTCATCAAGCTCGGCCTCGTCGAGGACAGGTCCTACAAGGTCTACGGAGCGCAGGCCGCCGGCTGCTCGCCGGTCTCGGTCGCCTACAAGGCCGGCACCGACGCGATCCGGCCGGTGAAGCCCGACACGATCGCCAAGAGCCTGGCCATCGGCAACCCCGCCGACGGCGTCTACGTCCTCGACGTCTGCCGCCGCACCGGGGGTGCGGTCGAGGACGTCACCGACGACGAGGTGCGCGACGCGATCGTGCTGCTCGCCCGCACCGAGGGCATCTTCACCGAGACCGCCGGCGGCACGACCGTCGGCGTGCTGAAGAAGCTCGTCGAGTCCGGCCAGCTCGACACCTCGCTCGAGACCGTCGTCATCAACACCGGCCACGGCCTCAAGACCCTCGACGCGATCTCCGACCGGGTCGGTGCGGCCGCCACCATCGCCCCGTCCTACGACGCCTTCGTCGCCGCCAACATCCTCTGAGGAGAGACCAGCACATGAGCGTGTCCGTCCGGATCCCCACCATCCTCCGCACCTACACCGGCGGCGAGTCCGAGGTCAGCGCCGAGGGCGAGACCCTGGCCGCGGTCCTCGACGACCTCGACGCGAGCTACTCGGGCATCAAGGCCCGGATCCTCGACGACTCCGGCGCGCTGCGTCGCTTCGTCAACGTCTACGTCGGCAACGACGACGTCCGCTTCCTCGAGGACCTCGCCACGCCGACCCCGGACGGCGTGCAGATCTCGGTGATCCCGGCCGTCGCCGGCGGCTGAGCGGAACCAGACCCGGACGTCGGCGCGTCGGAGGGACATGACCTCGATGAAGCGCACGTCCCTCGTCGTCCTGCTCGCTGCCGTCGTCGGCGCGGGCGCCGCACCGGCGTACGCCGTCACGGACCCGCAGCCGGTGCAGCCGTTCGTCCCGGGCGCGAACGACGACCCCGCACTCGACCGCGCCTGGCAGCGGTGGCAGGCCAGGGACGTCGACGACTACGTCATCACCGTCCGGACCAGCTGCTACTGCCGTCCGGCGCCCGCGGTGCGCACCGTCGTCCGCGACGACGAGATCGTCCGGGTGACCAAGGGCCGGCGCGACGTCGGTCCGGTCCTGGGCTACTCGATGGACGAGATGTTCACCCGGATCCGCGAGGCCCAGGGCACGGCCGACGCGGTCGACGTCGACTACACGCGCCGCGGCGTCCCGACCTCGATCACGGTGGACCGGATCGCGGGCGCCGCGGACGACGAGCTCTACTACACGGTGTCGCTCAGCCGCCTCTGACGCGTCCGCGTCACGGGGCGCGTACGTCGACCACGGCGGCGTGGCCGCGGCCGTCGATCCTGACCTCCGCGACGGCACCGTCGCGGAGGAGCTGCTCGGCCTGCTTCGCGTCGTCCTGCGGGAGGAACCAGCTCTCGATCCCGCAGCGGACCTGCCACGTCCGGTCGTCGCAGGCGAGGTAAGGCGCGTCGTCCGGTCGCTCGCGGCTCCACCTGCCCGCCCTCCAGACGTCGCCGTCCCGGACGAGCGTGACGTAGAGGTCGCCGTTGCGACCGTCGTCGAGGACGGGGTTGTCGTCGTCGCGCAGACCGGGGTAGTCGAGCGCGACGTAGGCGCCACGGAACGGGTCGATCGGGTCGACGGGCGCCGCCCGCAGCAGGTAGGTGTCGCCGGTCGTGCGGGCGGACAGCTGCGGCGCGACCGCGAGTCCGACCATGACCAGCTGGCTTGCGGCGACCACGCACGTGGTGAGGATCCGGTTCATCGGGCTGCTCCGTCGGTGTCGTCGGTGGTGGTGTCGAGGGCCTGGGCGAGCTCGCGTCGGGCGCGGTCCACGAGGAAGCCGGTGCCGAGGAAGACGGTGCCGAGCACGACGAACAACCACGCGCCGGTCACGATCGGGGCGAAGACCGCGAAGCTCTGGAAGGTCGTGAAGACGACCAGACCGACCATCGCCATCCACGAGAGCGGCGGGTGCTCGCGCACCGTGCCGAGGGCGACCAGCGCGACGGCGAGGGCGACGTAGGCGCCGACCGAGACGGCGGCGCGCAGCCAGTCAGCGGCGTCGACGTCGGTGGAGTCGGTGCCGGTGCTCCACATCGCCAGCAGGGTGGCGGCGCCGAGCACGACGATCGCGCCGGCGGGCTCGAGCGCGCGGAGCCCGGGTCGGACGAGCACGGACCCTGCGGCGGCGACACCTGCGGCCGCCAGCACGACGACCAGCCAGGGGGACCACTCGACAGCGCCGCCGCCGATCTCGGGCACCGCGGCCACGAAGAGCGCCAGCAGGGCCATGCCGCCGGCGAGCGTGCGCCAGGTCCACGCGAAGGAGTCCAGCCGCCCGTCGTGCACGACCGCGAGGCCGGCCGCCAGCACGGCGGCGGCACCGAGGAGCACCACGACCGTGAGCCCGCTCTGGGCGTCCCACATCGGCTGGACGAACCACCAGTAGAGGCCGGTCGCGATGCCGACCACGAAGGGCAGGTAGGCCCGGGCGAGGTAGCCGTGGAGCAGGGTGCCGGCTGCCCAGAGGCCGACGAGGCGCGGCTCGAACGCCGGCACCTGGAGCGACTGGGCGGCCTGGAAGATCACGGCGCCGGTGCCGAGGGCGGCGAGCAGCCGGATGCCGCCGACGAGCGGAGCCGATGCGCGGCGGGCGGCGAGCGCCTCGCCGCCGACGAGGAAGAGGAGCCAGAGGCCGCCGACCACGCCGAAGCGGGCGACGGGGGAGAGCTGGTCGAGGTTGGCGGCGACCAGCCAGATGAGCCCGACACCGACGAAGCCGCCGCCGAGGAGGAGCAGGACGCGGCCGATGCTCGATCGCGCGTGGTGGTCGGAGCGGTAGCGGGTGCGGATCGCGTCCGCCTGCTCCGGGGTGATGAGTCCCTGGGAGGTCCAGTCGGAGACCTCCGTGCGCAGCCAGGAGAGCTGGCGCGGTGGGACCGGACGGATGGTGAGCGTCGATGTGTCGGTCATGGCCCCAGCCTGTGCGCATGACCGGCAGGGCACATGAGTACGACGACCCAACTCTGCCGCTCCGTTGGGGCACGCGATGCCCGGGCGTGCCGGACCGTTCATGTCGGTGTGGTTCAAGGGACGCGTGTCCAGCAAGCACCTGACCCGCGCCGGCGTGGCACTGGCCGTCGTGAGCGGCCTCGCCGGTGGGACGGCGTACGGCGCCCGGGAGCTGTTGCAGCGCCAGGCCGCGCAGGCCCGACGCGCGATCGGCAAGCCCCTCGGCGAGCAGGCGCCGTCGGCCGACCGCCACTACAAGAAGAAGTACGGCGAGCCGGTGGACCTGCTGGTGCTCGGCGACTCGGTCGCTGCCGGCCTCGGTGCCGAGAAGCCCAAGCACACCCTCGGTGGCCGGCTGGCGCGTGGCATCGCCCGGGAGGCCGGCCGCTCGGTCCGGCTGCGGACGGCCGCGGTCGTCGGCTCGGAGAGCAGCATGCTCGCCGGACAGCTCGCCTCGTTGCCGGCGTCGTACCGTCCCCATGTCGCCGTCATCGTCGTCGGAGGCAACGACGTGACGCACCGCGTGCCGGTCTCGGAGTCCGTGCGCCACCTCGCCGACGCGATCGACGAGCTGCGGGGCCGCGGGGCGGAGGTCGTCGTCGGGACCTGTCCCGACCTCGGGGCGCTGCGACCGGTGCCGCAGCCCCTGCGCGCGCTGGGCTCCCGGGCCTCACGGCAGCTCGCCGCCGCCCAGCGCAGCACCGCCCTCCAGCGTGGTGCGCGCGTCGTCTCGCTCGCGCACGTGGTCGGTCCGTTCTTCATCACCAACCCCGAGGAGATGTTCAGCCTCGACCGCTTCCACCCGAGTGCGCACGGCTACAAGCGCACGGCGAAGGCGATGCTGCCCTCGGTGCTGGCCGCGCTGGGCGTGGTGGAGGCCGTACCGTTCGGGCACCACGCGCCCGGGGTCGGCGGGTCAGGCTAGGGTCTGCGGGTGCGTACCACTGCTCGACGAGCCGGCCAGGTCGTCAAGAAGGCGGCCCTCAAGGCCGGCCTCAAGCAGCCTCCCGCCGAACCCGCACCGGTGGCCGTCGACCCGAAGGCCGAGCGCCGGCGGCGGCTCCTGGCCAGCAACCTCACCGAGCTCGCGATCGAGTTCCGCACCGACAAGTGGGGCGTGCACAAGTACACCCCCCACTACGAGCGGCACCTCGAGCACCTCCGCAAGGAGTCCTTCACGCTGCTCGAGCTCGGCATCGGTGGCTACCAGAAGCGCCGCAAGAGCGGCGCCTCGATGAAGA
This genomic interval carries:
- a CDS encoding DUF2157 domain-containing protein, with product MTDTSTLTIRPVPPRQLSWLRTEVSDWTSQGLITPEQADAIRTRYRSDHHARSSIGRVLLLLGGGFVGVGLIWLVAANLDQLSPVARFGVVGGLWLLFLVGGEALAARRASAPLVGGIRLLAALGTGAVIFQAAQSLQVPAFEPRLVGLWAAGTLLHGYLARAYLPFVVGIATGLYWWFVQPMWDAQSGLTVVVLLGAAAVLAAGLAVVHDGRLDSFAWTWRTLAGGMALLALFVAAVPEIGGGAVEWSPWLVVVLAAAGVAAAGSVLVRPGLRALEPAGAIVVLGAATLLAMWSTGTDSTDVDAADWLRAAVSVGAYVALAVALVALGTVREHPPLSWMAMVGLVVFTTFQSFAVFAPIVTGAWLFVVLGTVFLGTGFLVDRARRELAQALDTTTDDTDGAAR
- a CDS encoding DUF6174 domain-containing protein gives rise to the protein MKRTSLVVLLAAVVGAGAAPAYAVTDPQPVQPFVPGANDDPALDRAWQRWQARDVDDYVITVRTSCYCRPAPAVRTVVRDDEIVRVTKGRRDVGPVLGYSMDEMFTRIREAQGTADAVDVDYTRRGVPTSITVDRIAGAADDELYYTVSLSRL
- a CDS encoding MoaD/ThiS family protein, with the translated sequence MSVSVRIPTILRTYTGGESEVSAEGETLAAVLDDLDASYSGIKARILDDSGALRRFVNVYVGNDDVRFLEDLATPTPDGVQISVIPAVAGG
- a CDS encoding SGNH/GDSL hydrolase family protein, translated to MPGRAGPFMSVWFKGRVSSKHLTRAGVALAVVSGLAGGTAYGARELLQRQAAQARRAIGKPLGEQAPSADRHYKKKYGEPVDLLVLGDSVAAGLGAEKPKHTLGGRLARGIAREAGRSVRLRTAAVVGSESSMLAGQLASLPASYRPHVAVIVVGGNDVTHRVPVSESVRHLADAIDELRGRGAEVVVGTCPDLGALRPVPQPLRALGSRASRQLAAAQRSTALQRGARVVSLAHVVGPFFITNPEEMFSLDRFHPSAHGYKRTAKAMLPSVLAALGVVEAVPFGHHAPGVGGSG
- a CDS encoding GDYXXLXY domain-containing protein; translation: MNRILTTCVVAASQLVMVGLAVAPQLSARTTGDTYLLRAAPVDPIDPFRGAYVALDYPGLRDDDNPVLDDGRNGDLYVTLVRDGDVWRAGRWSRERPDDAPYLACDDRTWQVRCGIESWFLPQDDAKQAEQLLRDGAVAEVRIDGRGHAAVVDVRAP
- the thrC gene encoding threonine synthase yields the protein MSTLLDDTTPASAKKGLRDGAFGNARALACRECGHEVELGPSYACPECFGPLEVAYDFPAVTREEIAAGPRNIWRYKALLPVPTDIEQSPNTEPGFTRLLEAKNLARELGIDRLWVKDDSTNPTNSFKDRVVACALSAARELDAKVFACPSTGNLANAVAAAGARAGIPTVVFIPSNLETPKKVNSAVFTEKLVAVDGNYDDVNKLASEIAGEEEGWAFVNVNVRPFYAEGSKTLGYEIAEQLGWRLPDQIVIPVASGSQLTKVDKAFQELIKLGLVEDRSYKVYGAQAAGCSPVSVAYKAGTDAIRPVKPDTIAKSLAIGNPADGVYVLDVCRRTGGAVEDVTDDEVRDAIVLLARTEGIFTETAGGTTVGVLKKLVESGQLDTSLETVVINTGHGLKTLDAISDRVGAAATIAPSYDAFVAANIL